The following coding sequences are from one Loxodonta africana isolate mLoxAfr1 chromosome 18, mLoxAfr1.hap2, whole genome shotgun sequence window:
- the CTC1 gene encoding CST complex subunit CTC1 isoform X3 produces the protein MCPLSCSQVPAQLVWHHALWPGRSYVLTELRVSGICGHRYRVWTTSPSSQLLPLKPECVRELELELEGPVLEADPKLLPVPISSQDWTGKKGLIRNSRLLSYTGMVTSVLNEPAGLYELDGQLGLCLAYQQFHSFRRVVRPGACLELQDVHLLQSVGGGTKRPVLAPCLGGAVQVRGFSRQKPKTQSSHQAHGASLYEQLVWEHQLGLPLYLWASKALEELACKLCPHVLRHHQFLQHSRPGNPGLGLQLLAPTLDILALPDSPIRNAQKEILEEPHHCPLQKYIRLQTPCSFPTLATLKEEGQSRAWASFDPKALLPLPEASHLPSCQLNHRLAWSWLRLLPSAFHPAQVLVGVLVASSQKGCLQLRDQSGSLPCLPLTKHSEPITDPRLTGCLVRTERFQLIVERDVRSNFPSWRELSMAGFIQKQQARVYVQFFLDGALILSVPRPFLRSATRSGHSQAEPTHPDGLHMGQSRLFLLYHKEALIKRNFCAPPGASLEAPQPTLSFHVSGSWLGGTQRKEGTGWGPLEPQGDEKKNQKVLLIFLGSSVRWFEFLHPGQVYRLVAPGPLTPALFKEGGSSCISQRPLELAGYASCLTVQDEWTLELERCQDIPDVLGIEKALPESSMTDFLSGNFTDSLVSFSAEILSRTLCEPLPAPLWTKPGSPGAARKCVKLTVALETADCGSLPHLCVYIEDPHLPPPLGLLPGARVYFKQLEKRVSRSHNVYCCFRSSTYVQVLSFPPETTTSPSLPHIYLAELLQGRQAPFQATASCHIVSVFSLQLLWVCAHCTSLCLQGRCTHQGPTCPTQTSVSQANIRLLVEDGTAEAVVTCRDHHVAAALGLCPTEWTSLLECVRVPGRVALHFTGPGAQLESSAKIDEPLTLFLWTLCTSLSVLRPILLSFELERKPSKILPLEPPRLQRFQCGDFPLLTRVNPRLQLSCLSIQEQEHPSSLGAFAPSH, from the exons CCAGGTCCCTGCCCAGCTGGTCTGGCACCATGCCCTTTGGCCTGGTCGGTCCTACGTGCTGACAGAGCTGCGAGTGTCCGGGATCTGCGGTCACCGTTACCGTGTTTGGACGACCAGTCCCTCTTCCCAGCTGTTGCCACTGAAACCAGAATGTGTGCGGGAGCTGGAACTGGAGCTGGAAGGACCCGTCTTGGAGGCTGATCCCAAGCTACTCCCTGTGCCCATCAGCTCTCAGGACTGGAcggggaagaaaggcctcatcCGGAACTCCAGACTTCTGTCATATACA GGAATGGTCACCAGTGTACTGAATGAGCCTGCTGGCCTCTATGAGCTGGATGGGCAGTTGGGGCTCTGTCTTGCCTACCAGCAATTCCATAGTTTCCGGCGGGTGGTGCGACCAGGAGCCTGTCTAGAG ctcCAGGATGTTCACCTTCTCCAGTCAGTGGGTGGAGGAACAAAAAGGCCAGTGCTAGCCCCTTGCCTCGGTGGTGCCGTCCAAGTTCGAGGCTTCTCTCGTCAAAAGCCCAAGACTCAGTCATCCCACCAAGCCCATGGGGCCTCCTTGTATGAGCAGCTGGTATGGGAACATCAGTTAGGACTTCCCCTCTACCTGTGGGCTTCCAAGGCCCTGGAGGAGCTGGCCTGCAA GCTGTGTCCCCATGTGCTGAGGCATCACCAGTTCCTGCAGCATTCCCGTCCTGGGAACCCCGGCCTGGGACTGCAACTCCTGGCTCCTACCCTGGATATTCTAGCTCTTCCAGACAGCCCCATTCGGAATGCACAGAAGGAGATCCTTGAAGAGCCTCATCACTGTCCCCTCCAGAAA taCATTCGGCTGCAGACTCCCTGCTCTTTCCCCACTCTGGCCACCCTGAAAGAGGAAGGGCAGTCCAGGGCCTGGGCCTCCTTTGACCCTAAGGCCCTTCTGCCCCTCCCAGAGGCTTCTCACCTACCCAGTTGCCAGCTCAATCATCGCCTGGCCTGGTCCTGGCTCCGCCTGCTGCCCTCTGCCTTCCACCCAGCCCAG GTTTTAGTTGGGGTTCTGGTGGCTTCATCTCAAAAAGGTTGTCTGCAACTGCGGGACCAAAGTGGTTCCCTGCCCTGCCTTCCCCTGACCAAGCACTCAGAACCCATCACTGACCCTCGGCTCACAG GCTGCCTGGTGCGGACAGAGAGGTTTCAGTTGATTGTAGAGAGGGATGTCAGAAGCAACTTTCCATCCTGGAGGGAGCTGAGTATGGCAGGCTTCATCCAGAAGCAGCAGGCGAG AGTCTACGTCCAGTTCTTTCTGGATGGTGCCCTGATCCTGTCTGTGCCCAGACCCTTCCTTCGCTCAGCCACCCGCTCAGGACATTCTCAGGCAGAACCAACCCACCCAGACGGACTCCACATGGGGCAAAGCCGGCTATTCTTGCTATACCACAAGGAGGCCCTGATCAAACGGAATTTTTGTGCCCCCCCAGGAGCCAGTCTGGAGGCACCCCAGCCCACTCTCAGTTTCCACGTGTCAGGGAGCTGGCTTGGGGGCACCCAGAGGAAGGAGGGGACTGGGTGGGGCCCATTGGAGCCTCAGGGAGatgagaagaaaaatcagaag GTTCTCCTCATCTTCCTTGGCTCTTCAGTCCGCTGGTTTGAGTTCTTGCACCCAGGGCAAGTGTACCGACTCGTGGCCCCAGGCCCCCTT ACACCAGCGTTGTTCAAGGAGGGCGGCTCATCCTGCATATCTCAGCGGCCTTTGGAGTTGGCGGGCTATGCATCCTGCCTCACTGTCCAGGATGAGTGGACCCTGGAGCTTGAGCGTTGCCAGGACATCCCAGATGTGTTGGGCATAGAGAAGGCACTGCCTGAATCCTCGATGACTGACTTCCTCAGTGGCAA CTTCACAGATTCCTTGGTATCTTTCTCAGCTGAGATTTTGTCACGGACGCTTTGTGAGCCACTTCCAGCCCCTCTGTGGACAAAGCCTG GGAGCCCTGGAGCTGCGAGGAAGTGTGTGAAGCTGACTGTAGCTCTAGAGACTGCTGACTGTGGGTCTCTGCCTCACTTGTGCGTGTACATCGAGGACCCACACCTGCCTCCCCCACTAGGACTCCTTCCAGGAGCTCGAGTCTACTTTaagcagctggagaaaagggTTTCCAG ATCCCACAATGTTTACTGCTGTTTCCGCTCGTCCACTTACGTGCAGGTCCTCAGCTTTCCCCCGGAGACCACCACCAG CCCCTCCTTGCCCCACATCTACCTGGCTGAACTTCTGCAGGGTCGCCAGGCCCCATTCCAGGCCACTGCCTCTTGTCATATCGTTTCTGTCTTCAGCCTTCAGCTTCTCTGGGTGTGTGCTCATTGTACCAGCCTCTGCCTCCAG GGAAGGTGTACTCATCAAGGCCCCACTTGCCCTACTCAGACATCTGTAAGCCAGGCCAACATCAG gCTCCTGGTAGAAGATGGGACTGCTGAAGCTGTGGTGACCTGTAGGGACCATCATGTGGCAGCAGCTCTAGGGCTGTGTCCTACTGAGTGGACCTCCCTCCTAGAGTGTGTCCGAGTGCCAGGGAGAGTGGCCTTGCACTTTACAGGGCCTGGAGCCCAGCTTGAG TCCTCAGCCAAGATTGATGAGCCCTTGACCCTCTTCCTCTGGACACTCTGTACCAGCCTGTCTGTCCTGCGCcctattttgctttcttttgagCTTGAGAGGAAACCCTCTAAGATCCTCCCACTAG AACCTCCCCGGCTGCAGCGTTTCCAGTGTGGAGACTTCCCGCTCCTGACTCGTGTGAATCCCAGGCTCCAACTGTCATGCCTCTCTATTCAGGAGCAAGAACACCCTAGCTCTCTGGGGGCCTTTGCTCCCTCCCATTAG